The Lycium barbarum isolate Lr01 chromosome 10, ASM1917538v2, whole genome shotgun sequence genome includes a region encoding these proteins:
- the LOC132615765 gene encoding UPF0481 protein At3g47200-like, whose amino-acid sequence MEYSAIFVKDYTLVDDQSPLLHQATKDEVGKAMKRDHLIEINETNDQDQLGLHANTKPCTIFKVNVGLRKSNPDAYTPMLISIGPYHYKNPELGSMEKYKLLYRRRFLQRKAGLDEESCISEIEKMKYEVLNCYDNIEDLDIDIISKFSEIIFLDGCFVVEFIREYRGMIPEGEDRIINNNYMINLACRDLLLLENQLPFFVLTKLHYMTKEVDEMPFAKLVKDTFSKLPEMDPASYFAYYLESHAENITHLLEVVHMNPHPSYWYPHPFKKCGNKNTQTWQANMPNATELCEAGVRFSKVGNIYSDLGDSTTLFDIKFKNGHMKIPCFEVDDYTEIPFSYSDLGDSTALFDIKFENGQMKIPCFEVNDYTETLFRNLVAYEQQSCDVHPKCFSDFAAFMDYLIDSDKDVSLLRRKGIISNQLGEDNEVANIFNKIGQGIIFSTDFYYKDLCRAAIQHSEKPWNRIMANLRSNYFHSPWAGASTVAAIILLLLTATQTVLSFISLFK is encoded by the exons ATGGAGTACTCTGCTATCTTTGTGAAGGATTATACCCTAGTAGATGACCAAAGTCCACTGCTTCATCAAGCTACAAAAGATGAG GTAGGAAAGGCGATGAAAAGAGATCATTTAATCGAGATAAATGAAACAAATGATCAAGATCAATTAGGGTTACACGCAAATACCAAACCTTGTACCATATTTAAAGTAAATGTGGGGCTACGGAAATCAAATCCAGATGCTTATACGCCAATGTTGATCTCCATTGGTCCTTACCATTATAAGAATCCAGAACTTGGTTCGATGGAGAAGTACAAATTGTTGTACCGACGACGGTTTTTGCAGCGGAAAGCGGGGCTTGACGAGGAAAGTTGCATTAGTGAAATTGAGAAAATGAAGTATGAAGTACTAAATTGTTATGACAATATAGAGGACCTGGACATTGATATTATTAGCAAATTTTCAGAAATAATTTTTCTAGATGGATGTTTCGTGGTTGAGTTTATTCGAGAGTATCGTGGAATGATTCCTGAAGGAGAAGACCGAATTATAAACAACAATTATATGATAAACCTTGCATGTCGAGACTTGTTGTTACTAGAAAACCAACTTCCTTTCTTTGTTCTCACCAAGCTTCATTACATGACAAAGGAAGTTGATGAAATGCCATTCGCAAAACTGGTGAAGGACACCTTTTCTAAATTACCAGAGATGGACCCTGCATCCTATTTTGCATACTATCTAGAAAGTCATGCGGAAAACATCACACATTTGCTTGAAGTAGTACACATGAATCCTCACCCTTCATATTGGTATCCTCACCCCTTTAAAAAGTGTGGTAATAAGAACACCCAAACATGGCAAGCCAACATGCCGAATGCAACAGAGCTTTGTGAAGCAGGGGTTAGATTTTCAAAAGTTGGAAATATTTATAGTGACCTTGGAGATAGCACAACTTTATTTGATATTAAATTTAAGAATGGACATATGAAAATTCCTTGTTTTGAAGTTGATGATTACACGGAGATCCCCTTTAGTTATAGTGACCTTGGAGATAGCACAGCTTTATTTGATATTAAATTTGAGAATGGACAGATGAAAATTCCTTGTTTTGAAGTCAATGATTACACGGAGACCCTCTTCAGAAATCTCGTCGCTTATGAGCAGCAGTCATGTGACGTACATCCTAAATGTTTCAGTGATTTTGCAGCATTCATGGATTATCTTATTGACTCAGACAAAGATGTGAGTTTGCTTCGCCGAAAAGGAATCATCAGCAACCAACTAGGAGAGGACAATGAAGTAGCTAACATCTTCAATAAAATTGGACAAGGGATCATCTTCTCAACGGACTTCTATTACAAAGACCTATGTAGAGCAGCAATTCAACATTCTGAAAAACCATGGAACCGAATAATGGCAAATTTGAGAAGCAATTATTTTCACAGTCCTTGGGCGGGAGCTTCAACTGTGGCAGCCATCATACTCCTCTTACTCACAGCTACGCAAACAGTTTTATCTTTCATAAGTCTTTTTAAGTAA